The sequence below is a genomic window from Streptosporangium lutulentum.
AGGTCCCGCTCGTCGCCGGACAGCAGCGACAGCTCTCCCACCCGCGTCCGGGGGGCCGCCACGATCGAGCGCAGCAGCGTCTCGAACCGGGACGCCATCACCTCCACGGTCTCGCGGTCGAACAGGGCGGTGCTGTACGTGATGTCGCCGAACAGCCCGTCCACGCCCTCGAACAGGTACAGGCCGAGGTCGAAGCGGGTGGTCCTGACCGGGAGCCCGAGATAGGAAACCCGCCCGTCCTCCTCGCCCGCCTTGAAGTTCTGCAGCGCGAACGTGACCTGCGCGAGCGGCGACCGGCTCACGTCGCGGACCACGTTCAGCTCGCTGACCAGCTGGTCGAACGGGAGTTCCTGGTGCCCGAGGGCGTCCAGCACCGCATCGCGCGTACGTTCCAGGAACGTTCCGAACGGCGGGTCGTCCGCCAGGTCCGCGCGCAGGACCAGCGTGTTGACGAACATGCCGACGACGCCGTCCAGTTCGGACAGTCCCCGGCCCGCGACCGGGGAGCCGACCGCGAAGTCCCGCTGCCCCGAGTAGCGGGCCAGCAGGACCTGGAAGGCGGCCATCAACGTCATGTACGGCGTGGCGCCGGCCGTCGCGCCCAGCTCGGTCAGCCGCCGGGTGAGGTCGGCGTCGAGGTGGACGCCGACGGCGGCCCCCTCGTGGCGCTGTTCGGGAGGGCGCGGCCTGTCAGTGGGCAGTTCGAGGGCGGGCAGCCCGGCGAGCCGCTCACGCCAGTGGCCGAGCTCCCCTCGGTGGTCACGGCTCCGCTGCCAGAGGGCGTAGTCGCCGTAGCCGACCGGGACGGGCGGCAGGGTCTCGCCGTCGTGCAGGGCGAGCAGCTCACGGATGATCACATCGCTGGACCAGCCGTCCGTGACGCTGTGATGGGCGGCGATGAGGAGCACGTGGTCGGCGGGTGCGAGCCGTACCAGCACGGTCCGGAAGAGCGGGCCCCGCTCCAGGTCGAACGGGGTGGCGAGGTCCGCGTCGAGCAGCTCGATCACGGCGTCCAGGTCCGGCGCCTCGGTGACGCGGAACTCGGCGGGGCGGGGTTCGTCGACGACGAGCTCGGGAGCACCGTCCTCGGTGGTGAGGAACCGCATCCGCAGGGCCTCGTGGCGCGCGACGATCTCGTCCAGCGCCCGGCGCAGCGCGTCGGCGTCCACGTCGCCGCGCAGCCGCACCGCGACGGGAACCGTGTAGGTGACGGTGCCCGGCCGGTACTGCTCCATGAACCACAGGCGTTCCTGGGCGTGGGACAGGGGCGGGATGGTGCCGGGCTCCCGGGCCTCGATGGTCCGGGACCCGTTCCGGCGCCGGAGCCGCTGGGCGAGCAGCGCCCGCTTGGCGTCCGACAGCGTTGTCTCCGTCATGATTCCAGCTCGCTCCGGAGTGCGGCGAGGAAGCGCGAGGCGTCCCGGCCATTGATCAGTCGATGGTCGTAGGCGAGGCCGATGTTCGCGACCGTCCTCGCCGTCACGGCGCCGTCCTCGCCGAGGACGAGTTCCCGCTGCGGCGAGGTGATCGCGAGCGCGCAGACCGTCCCGGGAAAGATGAGGGGGATCGCGAGGACGATGTCGGCGTCGGTGTGCAGGGTGACGGCGATGGTGGCTCCGGCGAGGTCCTGCTCGCGGAAGTCCCCCTCGGTGGCGGCCAGCCGGTAGCGCATGAGCGTGTCGGCGATGCCTCTGAGCGAGCCGGTGTCACGGACGACCGGTACGTAGAGACCCTCGCCCATGTCGAACGTGACGCCGATGTACGGCGCCTCCGCCGGCCGCGCCTCGTCCCCGTCGATCGAGGCGAAGAACAGCGGAAACCTCGGGTGCAGCCCGGCCACGGCCTGGACGAACAGCTCCACGAGCCCGACCGGCCTGCGGACCTCCCTGGTCAGCCCTCTGGCCCGTTCCAGCAATGGCCCGACCTCGAACTTCATCACCGTGTAGGCCGCGGGAATCGTGTCGTGGGAGGTGGTGACCGCGCGCGCGACGGCTCGCTGCACCCTGGAGAGCCGGTGCGTGCCCGCCGTGTCATCGGCGTCCGGGGTGCGGGGGCCACGCCGGGCCGGGGCCTCGGCACGGCTGACCGCCGGGGCCCCGGAGCGGTGGCCGGCCAGGGCCTCCACGTCGGAGCGGCGGACGACGCGCAGGCCCAGGGCCGTGACCTGGTCGTGGGAGACGCCAAGCTCTTCCATGGCCGCGCGGGCGGGGTCGGTCACCACCGGCTCGATGTCCGACGCCCCGGCCCCTGAGGCTCCGGTCCCGAGGACCGGGTTCCCGGGGACGGGGGCCTGGGGAATCGTGCTCTCGGCGACCGCGCTCACGGGGACGGCGGTCTCCGGCGACGCGGGAGACGTGACGGCGGTCTCCGGCGACGCGGGAGACGTGACGGCGGGGGCCGGGACCGCGGAGGAGAGGGCGGGTGCCGCGCCGGCCTCCCCCGCGGGCGGGACCGGCTGGGAGGTGACGCGGGCCAGGACCGCGCCGGGAGCGATCCAGGTGTTGAGCGCGGCGGCGTGGTGGAGGTAGCCGGACTCCTCCGCCTCCAGCTCGTCGGCCGCCTTGGAGGTCTCCAGGACGGCGACCGGGTCTCCGGCGCCGACGGGCCTGCCGTCCTCGACGAGCCACTGGACGATCAGGTACTCGGTGTCGTTGTCGTTGAGCTTGGGGACGCGGATGTCAGCCACGCAGGGCCTCCCGTACGGCGTGGTGAATCGTGGACTCCCCCACCAGCACCTGACTTTCGAGGTGCGCGGCGGTGGGGATCACCTCGGCCCGGGAGTGGACGAGGCGGACGGGTCCGCGCAGGCGGTCCCAGAGACGGCCGTGGAGGAGGTGCGCGACCTCGCTGCCCCAGGTGCCGCCGGCCGTGCTCTCCTCGGCGACCAGGACGACGTCCCCGACGAACGGCAGCAGCTTCTCGACGTCCAGCGGGTAGAGCCGGGAGGGCACCAGCAGACGGCAGGAGATCTCCTGCTCCACCAGCAGGGAGCGCATCGCGGCCAGGGCCCGGTGCGCCATCCCGCCGGGAGCGATGATCACGCAGTCGGGGTAGTCGTCCGCGTCGTGGAGCTCGACCACGGCCAGGTCGCCGTCACCGCGCACCCGGAACAACGGGTCCACCAGGTCCATCTGCCGGGTGTAGAGGACCTTGTCCTCGAAGAACACGCACGGCTCGCCCCGCTCCAGCATCGCCGCGAACACCGCGCGGTTGTCGTGGAAGGGGGACATCTCGTACAGCGACAGCCCCGGCATGCCGACGAAGTGCTTCTGCAGGCTCTGGCTGTGCGTGGGGCCGTAGCCCCGGCCGCCGCCGGTCGGGCAGCGCACCACCATCCGCAGCGGCAGCCGCCTGCCGTACATCGACACCGACTTGCTCGCGAAGTTGCAGAGCTGGTCGAAGGCGAGCGCCACGAAGTCGCCGAACATGATCTCGGCCACCGCCGTGTTGCCGGTCAGCGCCAGGCCGGCCGCGACGCCGGTCAGGGCGCCCTCGCTGATCGGGGTGCCGATCACGCGGCCGGGGAAGCGGGTGGACAGGCCCTTGGTGACCTTGAAGGCGCCGCCGTACGGGTCGAGGATGTCCTCGCCGAGGAGGTAGGCGGTGGGGTCGTCGTCCAGCAGCCCGTGCAGGGCCGCGTTGAGGTTCTCGGCTACGCGCACGATTCCTCCCTGCGGGAGGGCGGGCGCGCGGCGACCTCGTCGACGATCCCCTGGACCTCGGCTTTCACCGTGCCGTCGAGCCGGTGGAACTGCTCGGGATGGTCGTGGGCGTAACGGCCGTACCAGTCGTTGTCCCTGGCGGCCTGTACGGCGCCGGCCGGGCGGACGTCGTCGCCCTTGCTGTGCGGGCCGAGCCGGTGGGTCACGAACTCGGCCACCAGCGGCCGGCCCTCCCGCACCTCCGCGACGAGTCCTTCGAGCGAGATCCGGATCTCGTTGACGTCGGTGGAGACGACCAGGTGGTGCCGGATGCCGAACGCCGCCGCCCGGCCGGCCACCGTACCCGCCATCTGCGACGCGGTCGGGGTCGACTGGGCGACGCCGTTGTTCTCCACCACGACCAGCAGCGGAAGCCGCCAGAGGGCGGCGAGGTTGAGTGCCTCGTACACCGCGCCCTCTCCCCAGGTGCCGTCGCCGATGTGGACGCAGGCGATCGCGCCAGGCTCGGACCGCTTGAGGTGGAGCGCGACCCCGGCGGCGACCGGCAGGCTCTCCCCCTGCACGCCGGTGGACAGGTAGCGGTCGCGGTGGATGTGCTGGCTGCCGCCGACGCCGCCGCAGACCGCGCCCTCCCTGCCCATGATCTCCGCGAGCAGCCCGTGCGGGTCACGGAACCTGGACAGGTAGTGGCCGTGGCCGCGGTGGTTGCTGAAGACGTGGTCGCTCTCGCCGAGCAGCGGGCGCAGCGCGACCGGGACGTACTCCTGGCCGAGGCAGGTGTGCGTGGTGCCGTTGAGGTCGCCCCTGCCGTACAGCTCCAGAAGCTTGAGCTCGAAGTGCCGGATGAGCAGCAGCAGCCCCAGGTCGTCGTCGCCGAGGCGGGAGAGGCGGAGCCCGTCGAGGGTCTCAGTCATCGTCGGTGCCGGTGCCACCGCCGGCGGCGTCCAGGGATTCGACGACTCCGGCGATGGTCGGGTTGTCGAAGAAGTCGTCCAGCGAGACCTCGACGTCCAGTCGCTTGCGCATGCGGGCGATGATCTGAGTGATGGTCAGGGAGTGGCCGCCCAGATCGAAGATGTCGTCGTGATCGTCGATCGGTGAGATGCCCAGGACTTCCTCCCAGATCTCGCGTACCTGGTCGGTCAGCGTGGTGACGGAACCCATCTCGTTCTCCAGAATTTCGGTCAGTCGCAGGTCGGGGTCGTGATGAGCGCGTTCCAGAAGAAGACGCAGGTCGGCGGCCACCCTGTCGGCGTCGGGGACGGCGTCGGGATCGTGGCGCAGGCTGATCTCCAGCCCGCCGGGGCCGTCGACGCACTGCAGGTGCAGCGCGCCTCGGACGGCGTGGTTGGAGACCGTCCACTCCACCGAGGCGTCGAGCCCGGTGAAGGCCGGGTCCGGGTCGTGGCGGGTTCGATAGCTGACGGAGACGGGGACCAGCGCGGCGTGCGGCCGGATGCGCGGCATCGCGCGAGACAGCGGCACCTGCCGGAACCGGTAGACCTCGCGGAGTTCGGCGCGCAGGGCGGCGGCGAACGCGCGGAAGGTCGTCTCGGGGGACGGGCCGGAGGCGACGGGGAGCTCGTTGACGAACAGGCCGATGTGGCCCGCCGCCTCGGGTGGCCGGGTGGACAGATCGACGGCGGTGGTCACCTCGGCGTTGCCGTATCCGAGGAGGCAGACGTGCAGCGCGGCCAGCAGCGCCTCGAACCGGGTCAGCCCGGGGATCGAGGGATCGGCGGTGAACCGCACCACCCGGCCCTCACCCGCCCTCCGGGATCGCAGCACCCGGCCGAGCACGACGGTCTCGCCCGGGTCGCGCCACCTGGGCTTCCAGAACTCCCTGGCGGCCGGGAGCGCGGCGGCCACCCGGTCGCGTTCGGCCCTGCCGTGGTCGATCTCGGGCAGCGGGGGCGGCGGCTCACCGTTGTAGAAGGCGGCGAGGTCGCGCACCAGGATGTCCTTGGACTGGCCGTCGAAGACCAGGTGGTGCGCGACGAAGAGGAGCAGGTGCCGGTCCGGGGCGACCTCGAACAGGGTGAACCTGGCCAGCGGGCCCTTCTCCAGGTCGAACCCGCGCAGGATCTCCTCCCGCACGGCCGCGTGCGCGTCCCGCTCCGGCACGTGCGCGCCTTCTCCCGCGTGCGCGCCTTCCCCCGGCGTGTGCGTGTCTTGCCCCGCCTGTGCGTCCCGCTCCGGCGTGTGCGTGCCCTGCTCCGCGTGCGCGTCCCGTGCCGGCGCCCGCCGTACGGGAACCGGGGCGCCGGGCAGCAGCCGCAGCTCGTTGCCCGCCTCCGCCACCACGCTGCCCAGCATCGGATGCCGGTCGACCACCGCCGCGCAGGCCGCCAGCAGCGCCTCGACGTCCAGCTCGCCGTTCAGGTGGACGAGGAGCGGCATGTGGTAGGCGGACCCCGCGCTCGCGTTCTGTTCGGTGACCCACATCCCCTGCTGGGTGAATGTGACCTCCGCTCCCCGCTCGGCGAACGTGGCCTCGGTCATCACGCGTTCTCCGTCGTCTTGCGCAGGGCCCGCTTGTCGACCTTGCCGCCGGCGTTGCGGGGCAGGGCGTCGACCGTGATGACGTGCGCGGGCAGCTCGTACGGGGCCAGCCTGTCCTTGAGGAAGATCCGCAACTCCTCGGGCGCGAGGCGGCCCTCGGTGACCAGGGCGACGGAGACGACG
It includes:
- a CDS encoding 2-oxo acid dehydrogenase subunit E2 — protein: MADIRVPKLNDNDTEYLIVQWLVEDGRPVGAGDPVAVLETSKAADELEAEESGYLHHAAALNTWIAPGAVLARVTSQPVPPAGEAGAAPALSSAVPAPAVTSPASPETAVTSPASPETAVPVSAVAESTIPQAPVPGNPVLGTGASGAGASDIEPVVTDPARAAMEELGVSHDQVTALGLRVVRRSDVEALAGHRSGAPAVSRAEAPARRGPRTPDADDTAGTHRLSRVQRAVARAVTTSHDTIPAAYTVMKFEVGPLLERARGLTREVRRPVGLVELFVQAVAGLHPRFPLFFASIDGDEARPAEAPYIGVTFDMGEGLYVPVVRDTGSLRGIADTLMRYRLAATEGDFREQDLAGATIAVTLHTDADIVLAIPLIFPGTVCALAITSPQRELVLGEDGAVTARTVANIGLAYDHRLINGRDASRFLAALRSELES
- a CDS encoding alpha-ketoacid dehydrogenase subunit beta codes for the protein MRVAENLNAALHGLLDDDPTAYLLGEDILDPYGGAFKVTKGLSTRFPGRVIGTPISEGALTGVAAGLALTGNTAVAEIMFGDFVALAFDQLCNFASKSVSMYGRRLPLRMVVRCPTGGGRGYGPTHSQSLQKHFVGMPGLSLYEMSPFHDNRAVFAAMLERGEPCVFFEDKVLYTRQMDLVDPLFRVRGDGDLAVVELHDADDYPDCVIIAPGGMAHRALAAMRSLLVEQEISCRLLVPSRLYPLDVEKLLPFVGDVVLVAEESTAGGTWGSEVAHLLHGRLWDRLRGPVRLVHSRAEVIPTAAHLESQVLVGESTIHHAVREALRG
- a CDS encoding thiamine pyrophosphate-dependent dehydrogenase E1 component subunit alpha → MTETLDGLRLSRLGDDDLGLLLLIRHFELKLLELYGRGDLNGTTHTCLGQEYVPVALRPLLGESDHVFSNHRGHGHYLSRFRDPHGLLAEIMGREGAVCGGVGGSQHIHRDRYLSTGVQGESLPVAAGVALHLKRSEPGAIACVHIGDGTWGEGAVYEALNLAALWRLPLLVVVENNGVAQSTPTASQMAGTVAGRAAAFGIRHHLVVSTDVNEIRISLEGLVAEVREGRPLVAEFVTHRLGPHSKGDDVRPAGAVQAARDNDWYGRYAHDHPEQFHRLDGTVKAEVQGIVDEVAARPPSRREESCA
- a CDS encoding condensation domain-containing protein — protein: MTEATFAERGAEVTFTQQGMWVTEQNASAGSAYHMPLLVHLNGELDVEALLAACAAVVDRHPMLGSVVAEAGNELRLLPGAPVPVRRAPARDAHAEQGTHTPERDAQAGQDTHTPGEGAHAGEGAHVPERDAHAAVREEILRGFDLEKGPLARFTLFEVAPDRHLLLFVAHHLVFDGQSKDILVRDLAAFYNGEPPPPLPEIDHGRAERDRVAAALPAAREFWKPRWRDPGETVVLGRVLRSRRAGEGRVVRFTADPSIPGLTRFEALLAALHVCLLGYGNAEVTTAVDLSTRPPEAAGHIGLFVNELPVASGPSPETTFRAFAAALRAELREVYRFRQVPLSRAMPRIRPHAALVPVSVSYRTRHDPDPAFTGLDASVEWTVSNHAVRGALHLQCVDGPGGLEISLRHDPDAVPDADRVAADLRLLLERAHHDPDLRLTEILENEMGSVTTLTDQVREIWEEVLGISPIDDHDDIFDLGGHSLTITQIIARMRKRLDVEVSLDDFFDNPTIAGVVESLDAAGGGTGTDDD